A window of Sebaldella sp. S0638 genomic DNA:
GCTTCAGAGCGGGTAAAGAAAAACTAAGAGAGGTGAAATTAATGGTATTAAAGACAAAATTATTTGGTCATGTCTATGAATTCAAGGATGTAAAAGAAGTTCTTGCCAAAGCGAATGAAGAAAGATCTGGAGATACACTGGCAGGTGTGTCGGCGGCCACAGCAGAAGAAAGAGTAGCAGCTAAGGCTGTACTTGCTGAATTAAAACTTTCTGACCTTAGAAATAACCCTGTGGTAGGATATGAAGAAGATGAAGTAACAAGAATAATACAGGATGATGTTAACGAAAAAATCTATAATGAAGTAAAGAACTGGAGTGTAAGTGAACTTAGAGAGTGGATACTAAGTTTGAGAACTTCAGGTGACGATATAAAAAGAATTAGCAGAGGACTTACAAGTGAAATGGTAGCAGGTGTTGCCAAGCTTATGACTAATATGGATCTTGTATGTGCTGCAAGCAAAATCAGAATTACTGCACACTGTAATACTACAATAGGTGAAGAAGGAGTTCTTGCAGTAAGACTTCAGCCAAACCATACTACTGATGATCCAGACGGAATTATGCTTTCTACTTATGAAGGACTAAGCTATGGTATAGGAGATGCCCTTATAGGTCTGAACCCGGTGGATGACAGTGTGGACAGCGTAATGAGAGTATTAGAAAGATTCCATGAAATAAAAACTAAATGGGAAATTCCTACACAAATCTGCGTACTTGCCCATGTAACTACACAAATGGAAGCAGTAAAAAGAGGAGCACCAACAGATATGATATTCCAAAGTATAGCAGGATCTGAAAAAGGAAATGAAGCTTTTGGAATAACAGGAACTATGATAGAAGAAGCAAGACAGCTTGTACTAAAACACGGAACATCTACAGGACCGAATGTAATGTACTTTGAAACAGGACAGGGTTCTGAATTATCGTCTGACGCTCA
This region includes:
- a CDS encoding ethanolamine ammonia-lyase subunit EutB, with amino-acid sequence MVLKTKLFGHVYEFKDVKEVLAKANEERSGDTLAGVSAATAEERVAAKAVLAELKLSDLRNNPVVGYEEDEVTRIIQDDVNEKIYNEVKNWSVSELREWILSLRTSGDDIKRISRGLTSEMVAGVAKLMTNMDLVCAASKIRITAHCNTTIGEEGVLAVRLQPNHTTDDPDGIMLSTYEGLSYGIGDALIGLNPVDDSVDSVMRVLERFHEIKTKWEIPTQICVLAHVTTQMEAVKRGAPTDMIFQSIAGSEKGNEAFGITGTMIEEARQLVLKHGTSTGPNVMYFETGQGSELSSDAHHGADQVTMEARCYGFAKRYNPFLVNTVVGFIGPEYLYNSKQVIRAGLEDHFMGKLTGISMGVDACYTNHMKADQNDIENLEMLLTLAGCNYFMGIPAGDDIMLNYQTTSFHDLATLRNLGKVKPIKEFEKWLEKMNIMKNGKLTDIAGDASIFLK